In Pseudoduganella albidiflava, a single window of DNA contains:
- a CDS encoding primosomal protein N' yields the protein MSHCILRIALDTPLHAVFDYRWPCAATERPQVGHLALVPFGRREVVGIIVGVADDTDVPEEKLKDALAVRLQLAPLPAQWLALAGFAAEYYQRPLGEVALPGVPKNLRLPTTVALDRAIKKLAKTAIGHDPAPVGMPELNPEQQRAADAIGGAEGFAPMLLYGVTGSGKTEVYLQACAQVLARDEHAQILVLVPEINLTPQLESNIRARFPGVMVATLHSSLAEGERMLHWLAAHQGQARIVLGTRLAILASLPHLRLIVIDEEHDPSYKQQEGLRYSARDLAVWRAWQLKIPVVLGSATPSLESWHHAQSKRYRKLELRERAVKQAVLPAVKLINMEHDKPDGGVTMQLKAALRQRLERGEQSLLFLNRRGYAPVICCDSCGWVSDCQRCTAFMVLHKGEFKLRCHHCSLEMRIPRHCPTCGNIDLQPLGRGTQRIEENLREWFPEARILRIDADSTRRKGSAQEAFDTVHRGDVDILIGTQMVAKGHDFKKLTLVGILNPDTALFSQDYRASERLFAQLMQVAGRAGRTAQAEGGSASEVLVQTRYPEHPLYAALVRHDYDRFAGALLAEREQAGLPPYLYQAMLRAEAPELAKALEFLQAARDCMQGEDIAQGITLNDPIPMSMTRVYNVDRAQLLAESPSRPALQAFLKEWMARLRDMKSRVKWSLEVDPVDI from the coding sequence ATGTCGCATTGCATACTCCGGATTGCGCTCGATACGCCGCTGCACGCGGTCTTCGACTACCGCTGGCCATGCGCGGCCACGGAGCGGCCGCAAGTCGGCCACCTGGCGCTGGTGCCGTTCGGCAGGCGCGAAGTGGTCGGCATCATCGTTGGCGTGGCCGACGACACCGACGTGCCCGAGGAAAAGCTCAAGGATGCGCTGGCGGTGCGCCTGCAACTGGCGCCGCTGCCGGCGCAGTGGCTGGCGCTGGCCGGTTTCGCCGCCGAGTATTACCAGCGCCCGCTGGGCGAGGTGGCGCTGCCGGGCGTGCCGAAAAACCTGCGGCTGCCGACCACCGTGGCGCTGGACCGCGCGATCAAGAAGCTGGCGAAGACGGCCATCGGGCATGATCCCGCGCCGGTCGGCATGCCGGAACTCAATCCTGAACAGCAACGCGCGGCCGATGCGATCGGCGGCGCCGAGGGGTTCGCACCGATGCTGCTGTACGGCGTGACAGGCAGCGGCAAGACCGAGGTGTACCTGCAGGCCTGCGCCCAGGTGCTGGCGCGCGACGAACATGCGCAGATCCTCGTGCTGGTGCCCGAGATCAACCTCACGCCGCAACTGGAATCGAACATCCGTGCCCGCTTCCCCGGCGTGATGGTGGCCACGCTGCACAGCAGCCTTGCCGAAGGCGAGCGCATGCTGCACTGGCTGGCCGCACACCAGGGCCAGGCCCGCATCGTGCTCGGCACGCGGCTGGCGATCCTGGCCTCGCTGCCGCACCTGCGGCTGATCGTGATCGACGAGGAACACGATCCGTCGTACAAGCAGCAGGAAGGCTTGCGCTATTCGGCGCGCGACCTGGCCGTGTGGCGCGCGTGGCAATTGAAGATTCCTGTCGTGCTGGGCTCGGCCACGCCATCGCTGGAAAGCTGGCATCACGCGCAGTCGAAGCGCTACCGCAAGCTCGAACTGCGCGAACGCGCCGTGAAGCAGGCGGTGCTGCCCGCCGTCAAGCTCATCAACATGGAGCACGACAAGCCCGATGGCGGCGTGACGATGCAGCTGAAGGCGGCCCTGCGCCAGCGCCTGGAACGGGGCGAGCAATCGCTGCTGTTCCTGAACCGGCGCGGCTATGCCCCCGTGATCTGCTGCGATTCCTGCGGCTGGGTCAGCGATTGCCAGCGCTGCACGGCATTCATGGTGCTGCACAAGGGTGAGTTCAAGCTGCGTTGCCACCACTGCAGCCTGGAAATGCGCATTCCGCGCCATTGCCCCACCTGCGGCAACATCGACCTGCAGCCGCTGGGCCGCGGCACCCAGCGCATCGAGGAAAACCTGCGCGAATGGTTTCCCGAGGCGCGCATCCTGCGCATCGATGCCGATTCCACGCGCCGCAAGGGCAGTGCGCAGGAAGCGTTCGACACCGTGCACCGGGGCGACGTCGATATCCTCATCGGCACGCAGATGGTCGCCAAGGGCCACGACTTCAAGAAGCTGACGCTGGTCGGCATCCTGAACCCGGACACGGCGCTGTTCTCGCAGGATTACCGCGCCAGCGAGCGGCTGTTCGCGCAGCTGATGCAGGTGGCCGGCCGCGCCGGCCGCACCGCGCAGGCCGAAGGCGGCAGCGCCAGCGAAGTCCTGGTGCAGACGCGCTATCCCGAACATCCGCTGTATGCCGCCCTGGTCAGGCACGACTACGACCGTTTCGCCGGCGCGCTGCTGGCCGAGCGCGAGCAGGCCGGCCTGCCGCCCTACCTGTACCAGGCCATGCTGCGGGCCGAGGCGCCGGAACTGGCGAAGGCGCTGGAGTTCCTGCAGGCCGCGCGCGACTGCATGCAGGGCGAGGACATTGCCCAAGGCATTACGCTCAACGATCCGATCCCGATGAGCATGACGCGGGTGTACAACGTGGACCGCGCGCAGTTGCTGGCGGAGTCGCCGTCGCGCCCGGCATTGCAAGCCTTCCTGAAAGAATGGATGGCGCGCCTGCGGGACATGAAGTCGCGCGTGAAATGGTCGCTGGAAGTGGATCCGGTCGATATCTGA
- a CDS encoding UvrD-helicase domain-containing protein, producing the protein MSNAPRFGLNGPQSEAVLYLDGPALVLAGAGSGKTRVITQKITYMIEERGYDPRTIAALTFTNKAALEMQERVAKLLKQPKQAKQLTVSTFHSLGVKILRQEANHLGLKDRFSIMDSDDCYSLVQDLAITTDKQLIRRIQNDISLWKNGLVTPELAIRNAKDEDEAQSARIYASYVSTLSAYQAVDFDDLIRLPVELFRDNDPVRDKWQRRLRYLLVDEYQDTNTCQYELLKLMVTGIGKKPMFTAVGDDDQAIYAWRGASVENLANLQVDFPDLRLIKLEQNYRSTTRILQAANAVISNNPKLFEKALWSEHGLGEPIKVHAMANDEQEADQVAIMISADHFERRNKWSDYAILYRGNHQARIIEQALRNQRIPYTISGGQSFFDKAEIKDIIAYLRLLANQDDDPAFIRAVTTPRRGIGQSTLEVLGAFSGQWQCSLFEAVFKGGIEAKLTDRQLQPLRDFCNFINDLESRASRPGQAGSGDNAAQVLDDMMEAIHYEHYLYDTLEERAAQGKWQNVLDFIGWLKERGRGGKDRDGEEKNVLELTQMVALMSMLEGKDEDPDAIRMSTLHASKGLEYPHVFLVGVEEGILPHKGDPDAPVETLAQRIEEERRLMYVGITRAQRTLQLTWCKKRKRAGEQVHCDVSRFIAEMQLDVGDAPPKETEVISPRERLARMKELLATSKPKEIT; encoded by the coding sequence ATGTCCAATGCACCCAGATTCGGCCTGAACGGGCCGCAAAGCGAAGCCGTGCTGTACCTCGACGGACCGGCCCTCGTGCTGGCCGGCGCCGGCTCGGGCAAGACGCGCGTGATCACGCAAAAGATCACCTACATGATCGAGGAGCGGGGCTACGATCCCCGCACCATCGCCGCCCTCACATTCACCAACAAGGCCGCGCTGGAAATGCAGGAGCGCGTGGCCAAGCTGCTGAAGCAGCCGAAGCAGGCCAAGCAGCTCACGGTGTCGACCTTCCATTCGCTGGGCGTGAAGATCCTGCGGCAGGAAGCCAACCACCTGGGCCTGAAGGACCGCTTTTCCATCATGGACAGCGACGATTGCTATTCGCTGGTGCAGGACCTGGCCATCACCACCGACAAGCAGCTGATCCGCCGCATCCAGAACGACATCTCGCTGTGGAAGAACGGCCTGGTCACGCCGGAGCTGGCGATCCGCAACGCCAAGGACGAGGACGAGGCGCAGTCGGCGCGCATCTACGCCAGCTACGTGAGCACGCTGTCGGCCTACCAGGCGGTCGACTTCGATGACCTGATCCGCCTGCCGGTGGAACTGTTCCGCGACAACGACCCGGTGCGCGACAAATGGCAGCGCCGCCTGCGCTACCTGCTGGTCGACGAATACCAGGACACCAACACCTGCCAGTACGAGCTGCTGAAGCTGATGGTGACGGGGATCGGCAAGAAGCCCATGTTTACCGCGGTGGGCGACGACGACCAGGCGATCTACGCCTGGCGCGGCGCCTCGGTGGAAAACCTGGCCAACCTGCAGGTCGATTTCCCCGATCTGCGGCTGATCAAGCTGGAACAGAACTACCGCTCCACCACGCGCATCCTGCAGGCGGCCAACGCCGTCATCTCGAACAACCCGAAGCTGTTCGAGAAGGCGCTGTGGTCCGAGCACGGCCTGGGCGAGCCGATCAAGGTGCACGCGATGGCCAACGACGAACAGGAAGCCGACCAGGTGGCGATCATGATCTCGGCCGACCACTTCGAGCGCCGCAACAAGTGGTCCGATTACGCGATCCTGTACCGCGGCAACCACCAGGCCCGCATCATCGAGCAGGCGCTGCGCAACCAGCGCATTCCGTACACGATCTCCGGCGGCCAGAGCTTCTTCGACAAGGCCGAGATCAAGGACATCATCGCCTACCTGCGCCTGCTGGCCAACCAGGACGACGACCCCGCCTTCATCCGCGCCGTGACGACGCCGCGCCGCGGCATCGGCCAGTCCACGCTGGAAGTGCTGGGCGCCTTTTCCGGCCAGTGGCAATGCTCGCTGTTCGAAGCCGTGTTCAAGGGCGGCATCGAAGCGAAGCTGACCGACCGCCAGCTGCAGCCACTGCGCGACTTCTGCAATTTCATCAACGACCTGGAATCGCGCGCCAGCCGCCCGGGCCAGGCCGGCAGCGGCGACAACGCCGCCCAGGTGCTGGACGACATGATGGAAGCGATCCACTACGAGCACTACCTGTACGACACGCTGGAAGAGCGCGCCGCGCAGGGCAAGTGGCAGAACGTGCTGGACTTCATCGGCTGGCTGAAGGAGCGGGGCCGCGGCGGCAAGGACCGCGACGGCGAGGAAAAGAACGTGCTGGAGCTGACGCAGATGGTGGCGCTGATGTCGATGCTCGAGGGGAAGGACGAAGACCCGGATGCGATCCGCATGTCCACCCTGCACGCGTCGAAAGGCCTGGAGTATCCGCACGTGTTCCTGGTCGGCGTGGAAGAAGGCATCCTGCCGCACAAGGGCGATCCGGATGCGCCGGTCGAAACGCTGGCCCAGCGCATCGAGGAAGAACGCCGGCTGATGTACGTGGGCATCACGCGTGCGCAGCGCACGCTGCAGCTGACCTGGTGCAAGAAGCGGAAACGCGCCGGCGAGCAGGTACACTGCGACGTTTCCCGCTTCATCGCCGAGATGCAGCTGGACGTGGGCGATGCGCCGCCGAAGGAAACCGAGGTGATCTCGCCGCGCGAACGCCTGGCCCGCATGAAGGAATTGCTGGCCACTTCGAAACCAAAGGAAATCACGTGA
- a CDS encoding porin family protein produces MKRSTLTVAALISIVSALSASTAFAQSYAGISLGKRGTQQWREASGTVLEPTEKAGPVTMYGGWRFTDTWALEAGYARLSDADYATTGGESSARSGAAYLAAKATFPINDRFGWYLKGGVARNYLEVDMPGGREEKEHNIRAMGSVGIEYRFTPHVIGVAELASYGKVRTSTAYMRHNGLNLGLRFDF; encoded by the coding sequence ATGAAACGATCGACCCTGACCGTCGCAGCGCTGATTTCCATCGTATCGGCGCTTTCCGCATCGACCGCCTTCGCCCAGTCGTATGCCGGCATCTCGCTCGGCAAGCGCGGCACGCAGCAATGGCGCGAAGCTTCCGGCACCGTGCTCGAGCCGACTGAAAAGGCCGGACCCGTTACCATGTATGGCGGCTGGCGCTTTACCGACACGTGGGCGCTGGAGGCGGGTTACGCGCGGCTGTCGGACGCCGACTACGCCACCACCGGTGGCGAATCGTCGGCACGTTCCGGCGCCGCGTACCTGGCCGCCAAGGCCACTTTCCCGATCAACGACCGGTTCGGCTGGTACCTGAAGGGCGGTGTCGCCCGCAATTACCTGGAGGTCGACATGCCCGGCGGGCGCGAGGAAAAGGAACACAATATCCGGGCCATGGGCAGCGTCGGCATCGAGTACCGTTTCACGCCGCACGTCATTGGCGTGGCGGAGCTGGCTTCTTACGGCAAGGTCAGGACATCGACCGCCTACATGCGACACAACGGGCTGAACCTGGGGCTGCGCTTCGATTTCTGA
- a CDS encoding SlyX family protein: MNPQEEQEARFVDIEIKLAHQEDLVESLNARIYEQQKQIDQLEAMVARLIEHMRTRDTTQAPVNERPPHY, translated from the coding sequence GTGAACCCGCAAGAAGAACAAGAGGCACGCTTCGTCGACATCGAGATCAAGCTGGCGCACCAGGAAGACCTGGTCGAATCGCTGAACGCGCGCATCTATGAGCAGCAAAAGCAGATCGACCAGCTGGAAGCCATGGTGGCCCGGCTGATCGAGCACATGCGCACGCGCGACACCACCCAGGCGCCCGTCAACGAGCGGCCGCCGCATTATTGA
- a CDS encoding dihydrolipoyl dehydrogenase encodes MNTIRCDVAVIGAGTAGLSAYRAARAAGKHAVLIEGGPYGTTCARVGCMPSKLLISAAEAAHALQAAPGFGVHAGTVRIDGAAVMHRVRRERDRFTGFVVDNIEGLPAADRIRGYARFAAPDRLLVDDHTEVHAERIVIATGSAPIVPEEWARAGPRVIHSDAVFEWTDLPGSVAVIGTGVIGLELGQALHRLGVRVALYARGNSIAQLSDPAVLAEATTVLKQELDVRFQAQVVSVQPDGEQLALVTRDAAGNELREHYDYVLVAIGRAPNVQALRLDLAGIERDRRGVPLYNHTTMQCGTSPIFIAGDANDELPLLPEAADQGKIAGHNAALYPDVQPGLRRTPLAIAFTEPQIATPGAGWRALAQSHEGRFAVGEVSFNNQGRSRVMLQNRGMLRVYGEYGSGRFLGAEMIGPRAEHIGHLLAWSVQAGLTVAAMLDMPFYHPVVEEGLRTALRDLAEALKHPPPEPPQPCPDCTPGT; translated from the coding sequence ATGAACACGATTCGTTGCGATGTGGCGGTGATCGGGGCCGGCACCGCCGGCCTGTCCGCCTACCGCGCCGCGCGCGCAGCCGGCAAGCACGCGGTGCTGATCGAAGGCGGCCCGTATGGCACCACGTGCGCGCGCGTGGGCTGCATGCCGAGCAAGCTGCTGATCTCGGCGGCCGAGGCCGCGCATGCCTTGCAGGCGGCCCCCGGCTTCGGCGTGCATGCCGGTACCGTGCGCATCGACGGCGCGGCCGTGATGCACCGCGTGCGCCGCGAACGCGACCGCTTCACCGGCTTTGTCGTCGACAATATCGAGGGCTTGCCGGCCGCCGACAGGATCCGCGGCTACGCCCGTTTCGCGGCGCCCGACCGCCTGCTGGTGGACGACCATACCGAGGTGCATGCCGAACGGATCGTCATCGCCACCGGGTCGGCGCCGATCGTGCCCGAGGAATGGGCGCGCGCCGGGCCCCGCGTGATCCACAGCGACGCCGTGTTCGAGTGGACCGACCTGCCGGGCTCGGTGGCCGTCATCGGCACCGGCGTGATCGGGCTGGAACTGGGGCAGGCGCTGCACCGGCTGGGCGTGCGCGTGGCGCTGTACGCACGCGGCAACAGCATTGCCCAGCTGAGCGACCCGGCCGTGCTGGCCGAGGCCACGACCGTGCTGAAGCAGGAGCTCGACGTGCGCTTCCAGGCCCAGGTGGTTTCGGTGCAGCCGGATGGCGAACAACTCGCGCTGGTCACGCGCGACGCCGCCGGCAACGAACTGCGCGAGCACTACGACTATGTGCTGGTGGCGATCGGCCGTGCGCCGAACGTGCAGGCGCTGCGCCTGGATCTCGCCGGCATCGAGCGCGACCGCCGCGGCGTGCCGCTGTACAACCACACCACGATGCAGTGCGGTACCAGCCCGATCTTCATCGCCGGCGACGCCAACGACGAACTGCCGCTGTTGCCGGAAGCGGCCGACCAGGGAAAAATCGCCGGGCACAATGCCGCGCTTTATCCCGACGTGCAGCCCGGCCTGCGCCGCACGCCGCTGGCGATCGCGTTCACCGAGCCGCAGATCGCCACCCCCGGCGCCGGCTGGCGCGCGCTGGCCCAGAGCCACGAGGGGCGCTTTGCCGTCGGTGAAGTGTCGTTCAACAACCAGGGCCGCAGCCGCGTGATGCTGCAGAACCGCGGCATGCTGCGGGTGTACGGGGAATACGGCAGCGGCCGCTTCCTGGGCGCCGAGATGATCGGTCCGCGCGCCGAACACATCGGCCACCTGCTGGCCTGGTCCGTGCAGGCCGGGCTGACGGTGGCCGCCATGCTCGACATGCCGTTCTATCATCCCGTGGTGGAAGAAGGGCTGCGCACCGCGCTGCGCGACCTGGCCGAGGCCCTGAAGCACCCGCCGCCGGAGCCGCCGCAACCCTGCCCGGACTGCACGCCGGGCACATGA
- a CDS encoding HD-GYP domain-containing protein, whose amino-acid sequence MTIRRLTSDDIRPGERLAWDVFGENGALLVRKGFTPSSEAQADSIVQRGYVDDASPCVASVKARAASVEPPSVLRLLNHAVAELEPLLHRIAAGGGGVQAELEQVALLVEEAVEINPEVAAACILHNQRAAPYAVRHCIDTAVVAQILARAVKRPAEETQSMSLAALTMNVGMLRLQDDRCVLSTEEKALVRSHPEQGVALLRQAGVSDPLWLDCVLSHHENENGSGYPRALVGDAIAFPAKLIALADRYCARVSDRPFRKPMLPNAALRDILLDARHALDAQLGAVLIRELGIYPVGTFVRLLNGEVGVVSRRGLNSTTPYVQSFIGPRGAPLDVFLQRDTRGELSGIRDVLSAEQVDGSIRMDQVWGRAALP is encoded by the coding sequence ATGACGATACGGCGATTAACCAGCGATGACATCCGTCCGGGCGAGCGGCTGGCCTGGGATGTGTTTGGCGAAAATGGCGCACTGCTCGTGCGCAAGGGCTTCACGCCATCGTCCGAGGCGCAGGCCGACAGCATCGTCCAGCGCGGCTATGTCGACGATGCCTCGCCCTGCGTGGCCAGCGTGAAGGCGCGCGCCGCCAGTGTCGAGCCGCCGTCGGTGCTGCGCCTGCTGAACCACGCGGTCGCGGAACTGGAACCGCTGCTGCACCGCATCGCGGCCGGCGGCGGCGGCGTGCAGGCCGAGCTGGAACAGGTGGCGCTGCTCGTCGAGGAAGCCGTCGAGATCAACCCCGAGGTGGCTGCCGCCTGCATCCTGCATAACCAGCGCGCCGCCCCCTACGCGGTCCGGCATTGCATCGACACGGCCGTGGTGGCGCAGATCCTGGCCCGCGCGGTCAAGCGGCCGGCTGAGGAAACGCAGTCGATGTCGCTGGCCGCGCTGACGATGAACGTGGGAATGCTGCGCCTGCAGGACGACCGCTGCGTGCTGTCCACCGAGGAAAAGGCGCTGGTGCGCAGCCACCCGGAACAGGGCGTGGCGCTGCTGCGCCAGGCCGGCGTGAGCGACCCGCTCTGGCTCGACTGCGTGCTGTCGCACCATGAAAACGAAAATGGCAGCGGCTATCCGCGCGCGCTGGTCGGCGACGCGATCGCCTTCCCGGCCAAGCTGATCGCGCTGGCCGACCGCTATTGCGCGCGCGTGTCGGACCGGCCGTTCCGCAAGCCGATGCTGCCGAACGCGGCGCTACGCGACATCCTGCTCGATGCGCGGCACGCGCTGGATGCCCAGCTGGGGGCCGTGCTGATCCGCGAACTGGGGATTTATCCGGTCGGCACCTTCGTGCGGCTGCTCAATGGCGAAGTGGGCGTGGTATCGCGCCGCGGCCTGAATTCGACGACACCGTACGTGCAGTCGTTCATCGGCCCGCGCGGCGCGCCGCTCGACGTGTTCCTGCAGCGCGATACCCGCGGCGAGCTGTCCGGCATTCGCGACGTGCTCAGCGCCGAGCAGGTCGATGGCAGCATCCGGATGGACCAGGTGTGGGGCAGGGCGGCACTGCCCTAG
- a CDS encoding response regulator, translating into MIRVALVDDQTLVRSGIRGLLDLTDDIRVVAEAADGIDAGRVLAQTAVDVLLLDVRMPGRGGVELLRESESLPPTIMLTTFDDDDALFDAMRAGARGFLLKDISLERLADGIRAVVAGETLFRPALTERTRASFRRNGEPAAASLATLTGRETEVLALMAGGLSNAEIAASLGCGEGTVKNHVSSILAKLGVRDRVRAVLRGIELELI; encoded by the coding sequence ATGATCCGCGTGGCGCTGGTGGACGACCAGACGCTGGTGCGCAGCGGCATCCGCGGTTTGCTGGACCTGACCGACGATATCCGCGTGGTGGCCGAAGCGGCCGACGGTATCGACGCCGGGCGCGTGCTGGCGCAGACGGCGGTGGACGTGCTGCTGCTCGACGTGCGCATGCCCGGCCGCGGCGGCGTGGAACTGCTGCGCGAGTCCGAAAGCCTGCCGCCGACGATCATGCTGACCACCTTCGACGACGACGATGCGCTGTTCGATGCGATGCGCGCGGGCGCGCGCGGCTTCCTGCTCAAGGATATTTCACTGGAACGGCTGGCCGACGGCATCCGTGCCGTGGTGGCGGGCGAGACCCTGTTCCGTCCCGCGCTGACGGAACGCACGCGTGCCTCGTTCCGTCGCAACGGCGAGCCCGCCGCGGCCAGCCTGGCCACCCTGACCGGCCGCGAAACGGAAGTGCTGGCATTGATGGCCGGCGGCCTCTCCAATGCCGAAATCGCGGCCAGCCTGGGCTGCGGCGAAGGCACCGTGAAGAATCACGTCTCGAGCATCCTCGCCAAGCTGGGCGTGCGCGACCGCGTGCGCGCGGTGCTGCGGGGCATCGAGCTGGAACTGATCTGA
- a CDS encoding SRPBCC family protein, producing MKFEHLIEINDPLNPLIDILTHDQVWRGLVLRAESPKLFVPHLDEVRIGERTNNGFKRTQRYGDLVIEDTVVLEYPNLIRYEVAPQGEISKSSLTMTIESHGQDRLFVRFEYEDAHNAREDEENAMFDEFRRSAYQESDIDTIRVLRELAEDGRLDATLN from the coding sequence ATGAAATTCGAACATTTGATAGAAATCAATGATCCGCTGAATCCGCTGATCGATATCCTCACCCACGATCAGGTCTGGCGCGGGCTCGTGCTGCGCGCCGAATCGCCCAAGCTGTTCGTGCCGCACCTGGACGAGGTGCGCATCGGCGAGCGCACGAACAATGGCTTCAAGCGCACCCAGCGCTATGGCGACCTGGTGATCGAGGATACGGTGGTGCTGGAATACCCGAACCTGATCCGCTACGAAGTGGCGCCGCAGGGCGAGATCAGCAAGTCGAGCCTGACGATGACGATCGAGTCGCATGGCCAGGACCGCCTGTTCGTGCGCTTCGAGTACGAAGATGCGCACAACGCCCGCGAGGACGAGGAAAACGCCATGTTCGACGAATTCCGCCGCTCGGCCTACCAGGAATCGGATATCGACACGATCCGCGTGCTGCGCGAACTGGCCGAGGATGGCCGGCTGGATGCGACGCTGAACTGA
- a CDS encoding transglutaminase-like domain-containing protein — MEAYLAASEWIDFDHPRVKERADALAQGSTGIGDTVRRCFEFVRDEIRHSWDYRQNPVTCRASDVLAHGTGYCYAKSHLLAALLRANGIPAGLCYQRLAVGTEGPPFCLHGLNAVWLPEHGWYRIDARGNKEGVDARFTPPVERLAFPVLAREERDLPEIWAEPLGVIVAALTGHATVEDVAAHLPDIDLLPRP; from the coding sequence ATGGAAGCCTATCTCGCCGCATCGGAATGGATCGACTTCGACCACCCGCGCGTCAAGGAGCGGGCCGACGCGCTGGCGCAAGGGAGTACCGGCATCGGCGACACGGTGCGCCGCTGCTTCGAGTTCGTGCGCGACGAGATCCGCCACAGTTGGGACTATCGCCAGAATCCGGTCACCTGCCGCGCCTCGGACGTACTGGCGCACGGCACCGGCTATTGCTACGCCAAGAGCCACCTGCTGGCCGCGCTGCTGCGCGCGAACGGCATCCCGGCCGGCCTGTGCTACCAGCGCCTCGCGGTCGGCACCGAAGGGCCGCCGTTCTGCCTGCACGGCCTGAACGCCGTCTGGCTGCCGGAGCACGGCTGGTACCGCATCGATGCGCGCGGCAACAAGGAAGGCGTCGATGCCCGCTTCACCCCTCCCGTTGAGCGGCTGGCGTTTCCCGTGCTGGCGCGCGAGGAGCGCGACCTGCCCGAGATCTGGGCCGAGCCGCTGGGCGTGATCGTGGCCGCGCTGACCGGCCATGCCACGGTGGAAGACGTGGCGGCGCACCTGCCCGATATCGATCTGCTGCCCCGCCCATGA
- the hemE gene encoding uroporphyrinogen decarboxylase yields the protein MPQFAPLQNDTFLRALLRQPTDYTPVWLMRQAGRYLPEYKATREKAGSFMGLATNPDLATEVTLQPIDRYELDAAILFSDILTVPDAMGLGLHFVEGEGPKFERPLKTEADVQALRLPEAGSLDYVFKAVTQIRTTLNGRVPLIGFSGSPWTLACYMVEGQGSREFHTIKKMLYSRPDLMHHILDINARAVAEYLNAQIEAGAQAVMIFDSWGGALADGAYQQFSLHYMQRVVAQLKREHDGARIPAIVFTKGGAHWAEEIAAIGADAIGLDWTANLAKVRAAVGDKVALQGNLDPAILFAGAEQIQAEVRRVLDAYGPHTTGHVFNLGHGISQFTPPESVAVMVDTVHSHSRKLRFGA from the coding sequence ATGCCACAATTCGCCCCGCTCCAGAACGACACCTTCCTGCGTGCGCTGCTGCGCCAGCCGACCGACTACACGCCTGTGTGGCTGATGCGCCAGGCGGGCCGCTACTTGCCGGAATACAAGGCCACGCGCGAAAAGGCGGGCTCGTTCATGGGGCTGGCCACGAATCCGGACCTGGCCACCGAAGTCACGCTGCAGCCGATCGACCGCTACGAGCTCGATGCGGCCATCCTGTTTTCCGACATCCTGACGGTGCCCGATGCGATGGGCCTGGGCCTGCATTTCGTCGAAGGCGAAGGCCCGAAATTCGAACGCCCCCTGAAGACCGAGGCGGACGTGCAGGCGCTGCGCCTGCCCGAAGCGGGCTCGCTGGACTACGTGTTCAAGGCGGTCACGCAAATCCGTACCACGCTGAACGGCCGGGTGCCGCTGATCGGCTTTTCCGGCAGCCCATGGACGCTGGCCTGCTACATGGTCGAAGGGCAGGGTTCGCGCGAGTTCCATACCATCAAGAAAATGCTGTACAGCCGGCCGGACCTGATGCACCACATCCTGGACATCAACGCGCGCGCGGTGGCCGAGTACCTGAACGCCCAGATCGAGGCGGGCGCCCAGGCGGTGATGATCTTCGATTCGTGGGGCGGCGCGCTGGCCGACGGGGCTTATCAGCAGTTTTCGCTGCACTACATGCAGCGCGTGGTGGCGCAGCTGAAGCGCGAGCATGACGGCGCGCGCATTCCCGCCATCGTGTTCACCAAGGGCGGCGCGCACTGGGCCGAAGAGATCGCCGCGATCGGCGCCGATGCGATCGGCCTGGACTGGACGGCCAACCTCGCCAAGGTGCGCGCGGCGGTGGGCGACAAGGTGGCGCTGCAGGGCAACCTCGATCCGGCCATCCTGTTTGCCGGCGCGGAGCAGATCCAGGCCGAAGTGCGCCGCGTGCTGGACGCCTACGGTCCCCATACCACCGGCCACGTCTTCAACCTGGGCCACGGTATTTCCCAGTTTACCCCGCCGGAATCGGTGGCGGTGATGGTCGACACGGTGCATTCGCACAGCCGCAAGCTCCGTTTCGGGGCGTAA